In the genome of Halofilum ochraceum, one region contains:
- a CDS encoding GGDEF domain-containing protein, producing MQPAKTGSMPNEIELRGFNRSLAEIEWLLLILILAYLVVPGARVDDPPLVIGVCAGFALFVLGFRYANLLRLEARWKLTLETWVMIGVTAVVVWNTGLIDSPLINLYLLTIIFSALTLGKVVTLLEVALIAALYLHAAHAQLGGEVFAYRTFTGVMLNFAPFVLVAYLTSLLGADMNIARASMRKLSETDDLTGLPNMRAFTAALERQIRKAEVTGTPFGVMMIDADGLKPINDNNGHDAGNRMILHIVSAVHRGLRASDLVARYGGDEFVVLVPDADHDTVAMVAERVRQSVANSAVDIDGTSMSVTVSIGFAVYPDTASDPDGLLARADEALYAGKRAGRDHVRAYDTREERAAREPADS from the coding sequence ATGCAGCCGGCAAAGACCGGATCGATGCCGAACGAAATCGAGCTCCGCGGATTCAATCGAAGCCTGGCGGAAATCGAATGGCTTCTGCTGATCCTGATATTGGCTTACCTGGTCGTACCAGGCGCCCGCGTTGACGATCCACCGCTCGTCATTGGCGTATGCGCCGGATTCGCGCTGTTCGTCCTCGGTTTCCGCTACGCCAATCTCCTGCGCCTCGAGGCCCGCTGGAAGCTGACCCTCGAGACCTGGGTGATGATCGGCGTGACCGCGGTCGTCGTCTGGAATACCGGCCTGATCGACAGTCCGCTGATCAATCTCTACCTGCTCACCATCATTTTCAGCGCGCTCACGCTGGGGAAGGTCGTAACGCTGCTCGAGGTCGCCTTGATCGCGGCCCTGTACCTGCACGCCGCCCATGCGCAACTGGGTGGCGAGGTGTTCGCTTACCGGACGTTTACCGGCGTGATGCTCAACTTCGCGCCGTTCGTGCTCGTCGCCTATCTGACCTCGCTGCTCGGCGCCGATATGAATATCGCGCGTGCCTCGATGAGAAAGCTGTCCGAGACCGACGATCTCACCGGCCTGCCGAATATGCGGGCCTTCACCGCGGCCCTCGAACGCCAGATCCGCAAAGCGGAGGTCACGGGCACCCCTTTTGGCGTCATGATGATCGACGCGGATGGCCTGAAACCCATCAACGATAATAATGGCCACGATGCCGGTAACCGCATGATCCTCCACATCGTGTCGGCGGTTCATCGCGGTCTGCGGGCCTCCGATCTGGTAGCCCGCTATGGCGGTGACGAGTTCGTCGTACTCGTCCCCGATGCGGATCATGACACCGTGGCGATGGTGGCCGAGCGCGTGCGGCAGTCCGTGGCGAACTCGGCCGTGGACATCGACGGCACGTCCATGAGCGTCACGGTCAGCATCGGATTCGCGGTGTACCCGGACACGGCGAGTGATCCGGATGGATTACTGGCGCGCGCGGATGAAGCGCTGTATGCCGGAAAACGGGCAGGGCGTGATCATGTCCGTGCCTACGACACCCGCGAGGAACGGGCCGCGCGCGAACCCGCGGACTCCTGA
- a CDS encoding YgaP family membrane protein has product MNLRSNLGTIDRAIRTGVGIVLVLWALAGGPGWAWLGLVLLATAAFSWCPLYRLLGLNTRERPGGTGSTGAPSH; this is encoded by the coding sequence ATGAACCTGAGATCGAACCTGGGCACGATTGACCGCGCCATACGCACGGGTGTGGGCATTGTGCTGGTGCTCTGGGCGCTGGCCGGCGGCCCGGGGTGGGCCTGGCTCGGGCTGGTGCTGCTTGCGACCGCCGCGTTCAGCTGGTGCCCGCTCTATCGCCTGCTCGGGCTGAATACCCGCGAGCGCCCCGGTGGAACCGGGAGTACCGGTGCGCCGAGCCACTGA
- a CDS encoding LysR family transcriptional regulator produces MAATPNRLRQLRAFCLAAQTGNISRAAERLHLSQPTVSQLVKSLERDLNVVLFERHGPRIELTPAGGALLDRALPLVEGIDQLPDTFQAHLGSVTGGRLDIAAGESTILYLLPESVKRFSDTYPQVNPHLHNVTGRDGMELLRAGEVDFAVGSMIDVPADVTWVPMFSFEPMLITARDHPLASREHLSLADIAAHGLILPPRHLSTWHVVDLVFQQNRLDYRVVLEAGGWEVIKRFVELGLGISIVTSICLRGDEDLVAIPVGQWFPQRTYGAVIRNGRVLSPQAKAFLGILDPDFERHATTARSGESSIPPCRPRHGEDSDFSGFDQSLA; encoded by the coding sequence ATGGCAGCCACCCCGAATCGACTCCGGCAGTTGCGCGCATTCTGCCTCGCCGCACAGACCGGCAACATCTCACGCGCGGCGGAACGTCTGCATCTGAGTCAGCCGACGGTCTCGCAGCTCGTAAAATCGCTGGAGCGGGATCTGAATGTCGTCCTGTTTGAACGTCACGGACCGCGTATCGAACTGACGCCGGCCGGCGGCGCATTGCTCGACCGCGCCCTGCCGCTGGTGGAAGGCATCGATCAACTCCCCGACACCTTCCAGGCCCACCTCGGATCGGTCACCGGCGGTCGGTTGGACATCGCCGCCGGCGAGTCGACCATTCTCTACCTGCTGCCCGAGAGCGTGAAGCGCTTCAGCGATACCTATCCCCAGGTCAACCCGCACCTGCACAACGTGACCGGCCGCGATGGCATGGAACTGCTGCGCGCCGGCGAAGTCGATTTCGCGGTCGGCTCGATGATCGATGTGCCCGCGGACGTCACCTGGGTGCCGATGTTCAGCTTTGAACCCATGCTGATCACGGCGCGCGACCACCCATTGGCCAGCCGGGAGCATCTGTCGCTCGCGGACATCGCGGCACACGGTCTGATCCTGCCGCCGCGTCACCTCTCGACGTGGCATGTCGTCGACCTGGTTTTCCAGCAGAACCGGCTCGATTACCGGGTCGTGCTGGAGGCCGGGGGCTGGGAGGTGATCAAACGCTTCGTGGAGCTCGGGCTCGGCATTTCGATCGTCACCAGCATCTGCCTGCGTGGCGACGAGGATCTGGTCGCCATCCCGGTAGGCCAGTGGTTCCCGCAACGCACCTACGGCGCCGTCATCCGCAACGGCCGCGTGCTGTCGCCGCAGGCGAAGGCGTTCCTCGGCATACTCGATCCGGATTTCGAACGTCACGCGACCACCGCCCGCAGCGGCGAGTCCAGCATACCGCCGTGCCGCCCGAGGCATGGCGAGGACAGCGATTTCAGCGGATTCGACCAGTCACTGGCCTGA